One genomic segment of Candidatus Binatia bacterium includes these proteins:
- a CDS encoding cytochrome c has protein sequence MTSRVESAPRVTGQAARGVKATSKNAAAVLAVVCLLLLAACSESKPLTSAERGRQVYLSNCTICHNPDPTQPGSQGPAIAGSPRELVEARVVRAAYPPGYTPQRTTQVMPAQPMLASKVDDLTAFLAAAAIKDH, from the coding sequence ATGACTTCGAGAGTTGAAAGCGCGCCGCGCGTGACGGGCCAGGCGGCGCGGGGGGTGAAGGCCACATCAAAGAATGCTGCGGCGGTGCTGGCGGTAGTGTGCCTGCTGCTGCTCGCGGCGTGCTCGGAGTCGAAGCCGTTGACCTCTGCTGAACGCGGCCGTCAGGTGTATCTGTCCAACTGCACCATCTGCCACAACCCTGACCCGACGCAGCCTGGCAGCCAAGGGCCGGCGATCGCGGGATCCCCACGTGAGTTGGTGGAGGCGCGTGTCGTGCGCGCCGCGTATCCGCCCGGCTACACCCCACAGCGCACGACGCAGGTGATGCCGGCACAGCCGATGCTTGCCTCGAAGGTCGACGATCTCACGGCGTTCCTCGCTGCAGCCGCCATCAAAGATCACTGA